From one Solanum lycopersicum chromosome 12, SLM_r2.1 genomic stretch:
- the LOC101055567 gene encoding calmodulin-binding transcription factor SR2 isoform X3 — protein MAESGYNTNDLVQEGRFRWLRPAEVLFILQNHDDRQLAHQPPQKPASGSMFLFNKRVLRYFRKDGHSWRKKKDGRTVGEAHERLKVGNAEALNCYYAHGEKNSNFQRRSYWILDPAYEHIVLVHYRDITEDESRPGYGEICSDAVIHSNGMNVSDITRMMEGVSNSPKVEISQALRRLEEQLNLNDDSSSDIYSLYSEIENSNDAENVVHDKSSLVQIQDNSNNFLFLPHSGESSESRDQLLNLDNSMWKEMLDHCRSSPASQPQAKCFEKLDENGMLQTSSGSEPIEAIKSDRWPIIGGKEALKCSVTNLKQVDDFKYIGCAQINVFGSYPDQCTTIFDQDQIGISSETNMSLTIVQKQKFTIHDISPDWGYASDATKVVIIGSYLCNPSEYTWTCMFGDTEVPVQIIKDGAIRCQAPPHLPGKVALCVTTGNRTPCSEVREFEYRAKFDDRGQNVVPEVGGASKSSEELLLLVRFVQMLLSDSSVQIGDGSELSNDILEKSKASEDSWSQVIESLLFGTSTSTVTIDWLLQELLKNKLQQWLSSKLQVKNNEMVYSLSRKDQGIVHMIAGLGFEWALHPVLNAGVSANFRDIRGWTALHWAARFGREKMVASLIASGAFAGAVTDPSSQDPFGKTAASIASSCGHKGVAGYLSEVALTSHLTSLTLEECDVSKGTADIEAEQTISNITTTSPVTHEDQLSLKDTLDAVRNAAQAAARIQSAFRAHSFRKRRLREAAHVATTCRDEYCILSNDVLGLSAASKLAFRNVRDYNSAALSIQRKYRGWKGRKDFLVFRQKVVKIQAHVRGYQVRKEYKVCWAVGILEKVVLRWRRRGVGLRGFRLEDEPIEESENEDILKLFRKQKVDAAINEAVSRVLSMVDSPEARQQYRRILEKYRQAKAEVAGAKSDAISTAHSDISNVENNDVYHS, from the exons ATGGCAGAATCAG GATACAACACAAATGATTTGGTTCAGGAAGGACGTTTTAGGTGGTTAAGACCTGCAGAGGTGCTCTTCATACTACAGAATCATGACGATCGCCAACTTGCGCATCAACCACCTCAAAAGCCAGCTA GTGGATCTATGTTTCTCTTTAATAAGAGGGTCCTCAGGTACTTCCGTAAAGATGGTCATAGTTGGCGtaaaaagaaggatggaaggACTGTAGGAGAGGCACATGAGCGGCTTAAG GTTGGAAACGCTGAAGCCCTAAATTGTTATTATGCACATGGTGAGAAGAACTCTAATTTCCAGAGGCGCAGCTATTGGATATTGGATCC TGCCTACGAGCACATTGTTCTGGTTCACTACAGAGATATAACTGAG GATGAATCTAGACCTGGATATGGAGAAATTTGTTCTGATGCAGTTATCCATAGTAATGGGATGAATGTCTCGGACATCACCAGGATGATGGAGGGGGTGAGCAACTCACCGAAGGTTGAGATAAGTCAAGCATTGCGAAGACTTGAGGAGCAGTTAAATTTAAATGATGACAGCTCGTCGGATATTTATTCACTCTATAGTGAGATTGAGAACTCAAATGATGCTGAAAATGTCGTGCATGACAAAAGTTCACTTGTCCAGATCCAGGacaattcaaataattttctgTTCCTGCCTCATTCAG GTGAGAGCAGTGAATCTCGGGATCAGCTTTTGAACCTGGATAATAGCATGTGGAAAGAGATGCTGGATCACTGCAGGAGCTCTCCGGCTTCTCAGCCACAAGCCAAATGTTTTGAAAAGTTGGACGAGAAT GGAATGCTACAAACTTCGTCAGGAAGTGAACCAATAGAAGCAATAAAAAGCGATAGGTGGCCTATAATTGGTGGAAAGGAAGCTCTGAAAT GTTCTGTGACAAATCTTAAGCAAGTCGACGATTTCAAGTATAttggatgtgcacaaataaATGTTTTTGGATCCTATCCTGACCAGTGTACAACAATATTTGACCAAGATCAGATTGGAATTTCTTCTGAAACTAATATGAGCTTAACAATTGTCCAGAAGCAGAAATTTACTATTCATGATATATCTCCTGATTGGGGTTATGCATCTGATGCAACAAAG GTAGTTATAATTGGATCGTATCTCTGCAATCCATCAGAGTACACGTGGACTTGTATGTTTGGTGATACTGAAGTTCCTGTTCAGATCATTAAGGACGGTGCCATCCGCTGCCAGGCGCCTCCTCACTTGCCAGGTAAAGTCGCACTTTGTGTTACTACTGGCAATAGGACACCTTGCAGTGAAGTAAGAGAGTTTGAATACCGTGCTAAGTTTGATGATCGTGGTCAAAATGTCGTACCTGAAGTCGGAGGAGCTTCTAAGAGTTCGGAGGAACTGTTGCTACTTGTCAGATTTGTGCAGATGCTTCTATCTGACTCATCAGTGCAGATAGGAGATGGTTCTGAGTTGAGCAATGATATCTTGGAGAAGTCCAAAGCAAGCGAAGATTCATGGAGCCAAGTTATTGAATCTCTTTTATTTGGCACTTCAACATCAACCGTAACCATTGATTGGCTTCTACAAGAGCTTTTGAAAAACAAGTTGCAACAGTGGCTTTCATCCAAATTGCAAGTAAAAAATAACGAAATGGTTTATTCCTTGTCCAGGAAAGATCAAGGAATAGTGCACATGATTGCTGGCCTGGGGTTTGAGTGGGCTTTGCACCCAGTTTTAAATGCTGGAGTAAGTGCTAACTTCCGTGATATTCGTGGCTGGACTGCCCTGCACTGGGCTGCACGCTTTGGAAG GGAAAAAATGGTTGCATCACTCATAGCATCTGGTGCATTTGCTGGAGCTGTTACTGATCCGTCATCACAAGATCCGTTTGGGAAAACTGCTGCATCAATTGCTTCTAGCTGTGGTCACAAGGGAGTTGCAGGCTATCTTTCAGAGGTGGCTCTCACCAGCCATTTGACGTCCCTCACATTAGAGGAATGTGACGTCTCAAAGGGGACTGCTGATATTGAAGCAGAACAAACTATCAGTAATATAACAACCACGAGTCCTGTCACACACGAGGATCAACTTTCTCTAAAGGACACTTTAGATGCAGTCCGCAATGCAGCTCAGGCTGCTGCTCGCATACAATCTGCATTCCGAGCACATTCATTCAGGAAGAGACGACTGAGAGAAGCTGCGCATGTTGCTACCACTTGCAGAGATGAATATTGTATCCTCTCAAACGATGTTCTTGGGCTTTCAGCTGCCTCAAAGTTGGCATTCCGTAATGTGCGGGACTATAACTCAGCAGCATTATCTATTCAGAGGAAATATCGGGGATGGAAAGGCCGGAAAGACTTCCTAGTATTTCGTCAGAAAGTAGTGAAGATACAG GCTCATGTACGAGGATATCAGGTTAGAAAGGAATACAAGGTATGTTGGGCTGTGGGTATTTTAGAGAAGGTGGTGCTAAGGTGGCGTCGACGGGGTGTTGGTCTTCGGGGATTCCGACTAGAAGATGAACCCATCGAGGAAAGTGAGAATGAAGACATTCTCAAGTTGTTCCGCAAACAGAAAGTGGATGCTGCTATTAATGAGGCTGTCTCTAGAGTGCTATCGATGGTTGACTCTCCAGAAGCACGCCAGCAATATCGTCGCATTCTTGAAAAGTATCGGCAAGCTAAG
- the LOC101055567 gene encoding calmodulin-binding transcription factor SR2 (The RefSeq protein has 1 substitution compared to this genomic sequence) — translation MAESGYNTNDLVQEGRFRWLRPAEVLFILQNHDDRQLAHQPPQKPASGSMFLFNKRVLRYFRKDGHSWRKKKDGRTVGEAHERLKVGNAEALNCYYAHGEKNSNFQRRSYWILDPAYEHIVLVHYRDITEDESRPGYGEICSDAVIHSNGMNVSDITRMMEGVSNSPKVEISQALRRLEEQLNLNDDSSSDIYSLYSEIENSNDAENVVHDKSSLVQIQDNSNNFLFLPHSGESSESRDQLLNLDNSMWKEMLDHCRSSPASQPQAKCFEKLDENGMLQTSSGSEPIEAIKSDRWPIIGGKEALKCSVTNLKQVDDFKYIGCAQINVFGSYPDQCTTIFDQDQIGISSETNMSLTIVQKQKFTIHDISPDWGYASDATKVVIIGSYLCNPSEYTWTCMFGDTEVPVQIIKDGAIRCQAPPHLPGKVALCVTTGNRTPCSEVREFEYRAKFDDRGQNVVPEVGGASKSSEELLLLVRFVQMLLSDSSVQIGDGSELSNDILEKSKASEDSWSQVIESLLFGTSTSTVTIDWLLQELLKNKLQQWLSSKLQVKNNEMVYSLSRKDQGIVHMIAGLGFEWALHPVLNAGVSANFRDIRGWTALHWAARFGREKMVASLIASGAFAGAVTDPSSQDPFGKTAASIASSCGHKGVAGYLSEVALTSHLTSLTLEECDVSKGTADIEAEQTISNITTTSPVTHEDQLSLKDTLDAVRNAAQAAARIQSAFRAHSFRKRRLREAAHVATTCRDEYCILSNDVLGLSAASKLAFRNVRDYNSAALSIQRKYRGWKGRKDFLVFRQKVVKIRAHVRGYQVRKEYKVCWAVGILEKVVLRWRRRGVGLRGFRLEDEPIEESENEDILKLFRKQKVDAAINEAVSRVLSMVDSPEARQQYRRILEKYRQAKVSQSSI, via the exons ATGGCAGAATCAG GATACAACACAAATGATTTGGTTCAGGAAGGACGTTTTAGGTGGTTAAGACCTGCAGAGGTGCTCTTCATACTACAGAATCATGACGATCGCCAACTTGCGCATCAACCACCTCAAAAGCCAGCTA GTGGATCTATGTTTCTCTTTAATAAGAGGGTCCTCAGGTACTTCCGTAAAGATGGTCATAGTTGGCGtaaaaagaaggatggaaggACTGTAGGAGAGGCACATGAGCGGCTTAAG GTTGGAAACGCTGAAGCCCTAAATTGTTATTATGCACATGGTGAGAAGAACTCTAATTTCCAGAGGCGCAGCTATTGGATATTGGATCC TGCCTACGAGCACATTGTTCTGGTTCACTACAGAGATATAACTGAG GATGAATCTAGACCTGGATATGGAGAAATTTGTTCTGATGCAGTTATCCATAGTAATGGGATGAATGTCTCGGACATCACCAGGATGATGGAGGGGGTGAGCAACTCACCGAAGGTTGAGATAAGTCAAGCATTGCGAAGACTTGAGGAGCAGTTAAATTTAAATGATGACAGCTCGTCGGATATTTATTCACTCTATAGTGAGATTGAGAACTCAAATGATGCTGAAAATGTCGTGCATGACAAAAGTTCACTTGTCCAGATCCAGGacaattcaaataattttctgTTCCTGCCTCATTCAG GTGAGAGCAGTGAATCTCGGGATCAGCTTTTGAACCTGGATAATAGCATGTGGAAAGAGATGCTGGATCACTGCAGGAGCTCTCCGGCTTCTCAGCCACAAGCCAAATGTTTTGAAAAGTTGGACGAGAAT GGAATGCTACAAACTTCGTCAGGAAGTGAACCAATAGAAGCAATAAAAAGCGATAGGTGGCCTATAATTGGTGGAAAGGAAGCTCTGAAAT GTTCTGTGACAAATCTTAAGCAAGTCGACGATTTCAAGTATAttggatgtgcacaaataaATGTTTTTGGATCCTATCCTGACCAGTGTACAACAATATTTGACCAAGATCAGATTGGAATTTCTTCTGAAACTAATATGAGCTTAACAATTGTCCAGAAGCAGAAATTTACTATTCATGATATATCTCCTGATTGGGGTTATGCATCTGATGCAACAAAG GTAGTTATAATTGGATCGTATCTCTGCAATCCATCAGAGTACACGTGGACTTGTATGTTTGGTGATACTGAAGTTCCTGTTCAGATCATTAAGGACGGTGCCATCCGCTGCCAGGCGCCTCCTCACTTGCCAGGTAAAGTCGCACTTTGTGTTACTACTGGCAATAGGACACCTTGCAGTGAAGTAAGAGAGTTTGAATACCGTGCTAAGTTTGATGATCGTGGTCAAAATGTCGTACCTGAAGTCGGAGGAGCTTCTAAGAGTTCGGAGGAACTGTTGCTACTTGTCAGATTTGTGCAGATGCTTCTATCTGACTCATCAGTGCAGATAGGAGATGGTTCTGAGTTGAGCAATGATATCTTGGAGAAGTCCAAAGCAAGCGAAGATTCATGGAGCCAAGTTATTGAATCTCTTTTATTTGGCACTTCAACATCAACCGTAACCATTGATTGGCTTCTACAAGAGCTTTTGAAAAACAAGTTGCAACAGTGGCTTTCATCCAAATTGCAAGTAAAAAATAACGAAATGGTTTATTCCTTGTCCAGGAAAGATCAAGGAATAGTGCACATGATTGCTGGCCTGGGGTTTGAGTGGGCTTTGCACCCAGTTTTAAATGCTGGAGTAAGTGCTAACTTCCGTGATATTCGTGGCTGGACTGCCCTGCACTGGGCTGCACGCTTTGGAAG GGAAAAAATGGTTGCATCACTCATAGCATCTGGTGCATTTGCTGGAGCTGTTACTGATCCGTCATCACAAGATCCGTTTGGGAAAACTGCTGCATCAATTGCTTCTAGCTGTGGTCACAAGGGAGTTGCAGGCTATCTTTCAGAGGTGGCTCTCACCAGCCATTTGACGTCCCTCACATTAGAGGAATGTGACGTCTCAAAGGGGACTGCTGATATTGAAGCAGAACAAACTATCAGTAATATAACAACCACGAGTCCTGTCACACACGAGGATCAACTTTCTCTAAAGGACACTTTAGATGCAGTCCGCAATGCAGCTCAGGCTGCTGCTCGCATACAATCTGCATTCCGAGCACATTCATTCAGGAAGAGACGACTGAGAGAAGCTGCGCATGTTGCTACCACTTGCAGAGATGAATATTGTATCCTCTCAAACGATGTTCTTGGGCTTTCAGCTGCCTCAAAGTTGGCATTCCGTAATGTGCGGGACTATAACTCAGCAGCATTATCTATTCAGAGGAAATATCGGGGATGGAAAGGCCGGAAAGACTTCCTAGTATTTCGTCAGAAAGTAGTGAAGATACAG GCTCATGTACGAGGATATCAGGTTAGAAAGGAATACAAGGTATGTTGGGCTGTGGGTATTTTAGAGAAGGTGGTGCTAAGGTGGCGTCGACGGGGTGTTGGTCTTCGGGGATTCCGACTAGAAGATGAACCCATCGAGGAAAGTGAGAATGAAGACATTCTCAAGTTGTTCCGCAAACAGAAAGTGGATGCTGCTATTAATGAGGCTGTCTCTAGAGTGCTATCGATGGTTGACTCTCCAGAAGCACGCCAGCAATATCGTCGCATTCTTGAAAAGTATCGGCAAGCTAAGGTCAGTCAATCATCCATCTAG
- the LOC101055567 gene encoding calmodulin-binding transcription factor SR2 isoform X2, translated as MAESGYNTNDLVQEGRFRWLRPAEVLFILQNHDDRQLAHQPPQKPASGSMFLFNKRVLRYFRKDGHSWRKKKDGRTVGEAHERLKVGNAEALNCYYAHGEKNSNFQRRSYWILDPAYEHIVLVHYRDITEIAAFMSQSSPISSTFPLSPSLYSTQHPGFNVPGTESYQQYQDESRPGYGEICSDAVIHSNGMNVSDITRMMEGVSNSPKVEISQALRRLEEQLNLNDDSSSDIYSLYSEIENSNDAENVVHDKSSLVQIQDNSNNFLFLPHSGESSESRDQLLNLDNSMWKEMLDHCRSSPASQPQAKCFEKLDENGMLQTSSGSEPIEAIKSDRWPIIGGKEALKCSVTNLKQVDDFKYIGCAQINVFGSYPDQCTTIFDQDQIGISSETNMSLTIVQKQKFTIHDISPDWGYASDATKVVIIGSYLCNPSEYTWTCMFGDTEVPVQIIKDGAIRCQAPPHLPGKVALCVTTGNRTPCSEVREFEYRAKFDDRGQNVVPEVGGASKSSEELLLLVRFVQMLLSDSSVQIGDGSELSNDILEKSKASEDSWSQVIESLLFGTSTSTVTIDWLLQELLKNKLQQWLSSKLQVKNNEMVYSLSRKDQGIVHMIAGLGFEWALHPVLNAGVSANFRDIRGWTALHWAARFGREKMVASLIASGAFAGAVTDPSSQDPFGKTAASIASSCGHKGVAGYLSEVALTSHLTSLTLEECDVSKGTADIEAEQTISNITTTSPVTHEDQLSLKDTLDAVRNAAQAAARIQSAFRAHSFRKRRLREAAHVATTCRDEYCILSNDVLGLSAASKLAFRNVRDYNSAALSIQRKYRGWKGRKDFLVFRQKVVKIQAHVRGYQVRKEYKVCWAVGILEKVVLRWRRRGVGLRGFRLEDEPIEESENEDILKLFRKQKVDAAINEAVSRVLSMVDSPEARQQYRRILEKYRQAKAEVAGAKSDAISTAHSDISNVENNDVYHS; from the exons ATGGCAGAATCAG GATACAACACAAATGATTTGGTTCAGGAAGGACGTTTTAGGTGGTTAAGACCTGCAGAGGTGCTCTTCATACTACAGAATCATGACGATCGCCAACTTGCGCATCAACCACCTCAAAAGCCAGCTA GTGGATCTATGTTTCTCTTTAATAAGAGGGTCCTCAGGTACTTCCGTAAAGATGGTCATAGTTGGCGtaaaaagaaggatggaaggACTGTAGGAGAGGCACATGAGCGGCTTAAG GTTGGAAACGCTGAAGCCCTAAATTGTTATTATGCACATGGTGAGAAGAACTCTAATTTCCAGAGGCGCAGCTATTGGATATTGGATCC TGCCTACGAGCACATTGTTCTGGTTCACTACAGAGATATAACTGAG ATTGCAGCATTCATGTCACAGTCATCTCCAATTTCCTCTACTTTCCCTCTGAGTCCCAGCTTATATTCTACTCAACATCCAGGCTTCAATGTTCCTGGTACTGAATCTTATCAACAATACCAGGATGAATCTAGACCTGGATATGGAGAAATTTGTTCTGATGCAGTTATCCATAGTAATGGGATGAATGTCTCGGACATCACCAGGATGATGGAGGGGGTGAGCAACTCACCGAAGGTTGAGATAAGTCAAGCATTGCGAAGACTTGAGGAGCAGTTAAATTTAAATGATGACAGCTCGTCGGATATTTATTCACTCTATAGTGAGATTGAGAACTCAAATGATGCTGAAAATGTCGTGCATGACAAAAGTTCACTTGTCCAGATCCAGGacaattcaaataattttctgTTCCTGCCTCATTCAG GTGAGAGCAGTGAATCTCGGGATCAGCTTTTGAACCTGGATAATAGCATGTGGAAAGAGATGCTGGATCACTGCAGGAGCTCTCCGGCTTCTCAGCCACAAGCCAAATGTTTTGAAAAGTTGGACGAGAAT GGAATGCTACAAACTTCGTCAGGAAGTGAACCAATAGAAGCAATAAAAAGCGATAGGTGGCCTATAATTGGTGGAAAGGAAGCTCTGAAAT GTTCTGTGACAAATCTTAAGCAAGTCGACGATTTCAAGTATAttggatgtgcacaaataaATGTTTTTGGATCCTATCCTGACCAGTGTACAACAATATTTGACCAAGATCAGATTGGAATTTCTTCTGAAACTAATATGAGCTTAACAATTGTCCAGAAGCAGAAATTTACTATTCATGATATATCTCCTGATTGGGGTTATGCATCTGATGCAACAAAG GTAGTTATAATTGGATCGTATCTCTGCAATCCATCAGAGTACACGTGGACTTGTATGTTTGGTGATACTGAAGTTCCTGTTCAGATCATTAAGGACGGTGCCATCCGCTGCCAGGCGCCTCCTCACTTGCCAGGTAAAGTCGCACTTTGTGTTACTACTGGCAATAGGACACCTTGCAGTGAAGTAAGAGAGTTTGAATACCGTGCTAAGTTTGATGATCGTGGTCAAAATGTCGTACCTGAAGTCGGAGGAGCTTCTAAGAGTTCGGAGGAACTGTTGCTACTTGTCAGATTTGTGCAGATGCTTCTATCTGACTCATCAGTGCAGATAGGAGATGGTTCTGAGTTGAGCAATGATATCTTGGAGAAGTCCAAAGCAAGCGAAGATTCATGGAGCCAAGTTATTGAATCTCTTTTATTTGGCACTTCAACATCAACCGTAACCATTGATTGGCTTCTACAAGAGCTTTTGAAAAACAAGTTGCAACAGTGGCTTTCATCCAAATTGCAAGTAAAAAATAACGAAATGGTTTATTCCTTGTCCAGGAAAGATCAAGGAATAGTGCACATGATTGCTGGCCTGGGGTTTGAGTGGGCTTTGCACCCAGTTTTAAATGCTGGAGTAAGTGCTAACTTCCGTGATATTCGTGGCTGGACTGCCCTGCACTGGGCTGCACGCTTTGGAAG GGAAAAAATGGTTGCATCACTCATAGCATCTGGTGCATTTGCTGGAGCTGTTACTGATCCGTCATCACAAGATCCGTTTGGGAAAACTGCTGCATCAATTGCTTCTAGCTGTGGTCACAAGGGAGTTGCAGGCTATCTTTCAGAGGTGGCTCTCACCAGCCATTTGACGTCCCTCACATTAGAGGAATGTGACGTCTCAAAGGGGACTGCTGATATTGAAGCAGAACAAACTATCAGTAATATAACAACCACGAGTCCTGTCACACACGAGGATCAACTTTCTCTAAAGGACACTTTAGATGCAGTCCGCAATGCAGCTCAGGCTGCTGCTCGCATACAATCTGCATTCCGAGCACATTCATTCAGGAAGAGACGACTGAGAGAAGCTGCGCATGTTGCTACCACTTGCAGAGATGAATATTGTATCCTCTCAAACGATGTTCTTGGGCTTTCAGCTGCCTCAAAGTTGGCATTCCGTAATGTGCGGGACTATAACTCAGCAGCATTATCTATTCAGAGGAAATATCGGGGATGGAAAGGCCGGAAAGACTTCCTAGTATTTCGTCAGAAAGTAGTGAAGATACAG GCTCATGTACGAGGATATCAGGTTAGAAAGGAATACAAGGTATGTTGGGCTGTGGGTATTTTAGAGAAGGTGGTGCTAAGGTGGCGTCGACGGGGTGTTGGTCTTCGGGGATTCCGACTAGAAGATGAACCCATCGAGGAAAGTGAGAATGAAGACATTCTCAAGTTGTTCCGCAAACAGAAAGTGGATGCTGCTATTAATGAGGCTGTCTCTAGAGTGCTATCGATGGTTGACTCTCCAGAAGCACGCCAGCAATATCGTCGCATTCTTGAAAAGTATCGGCAAGCTAAG